One genomic window of Corvus moneduloides isolate bCorMon1 chromosome 14, bCorMon1.pri, whole genome shotgun sequence includes the following:
- the LOC116451072 gene encoding uncharacterized protein LOC116451072 yields MVNGTTHRKATQISVSTTPTDKHREICSYSSEADCWYNFTLVQTVEVVCLWGQDSNGLSFKFQINAMARPTTHSDNQIQTQVTLLKSEPKVYEIGPYVVRNTGQQLLLFNPEWSLKRIELLMQINISEIQPACSPLIQTSLEGWTGWLQKQTPLKDRMRRDLTGMLGTGLGVINGIDSEILMNKLATATSDLTKLKQPLQSSLLALGNSQWQVSKILPDLAKLSNLDHELILNTLGTAQDNVSLALSCIQAHLWMQSTASLIIREDGCLLPTARDGFGPQHNKSGSF; encoded by the coding sequence ATGGTTAACGGAACTACTCATAGAAAAGCAACCCAAATCAGTGTCTCAACTACTCCTACAGACAAACACCGTGAGATCTGTAGTTATTCAAGTGAAGCAGATTGTTGGTATAATTTTACATTGGTACAGACTGTGGAAGTGGTTTGTCTTTGGGGCCAAGACAGCAATGGActctcattcaaattccagataaatgcCATGGCTAGGCCTACTACCCACTCTGACAATCAGATCCAAACCCAGGTCACATTACTTAAGTCTGAGCCAAAAGTTTATGAGATTGGCCCTTATGTAGTGAGGAACACAGGCCagcaattactgctgtttaatcCAGAGTGGTCTCTTAAGCGTATAGAACTACTAAtgcaaattaacatttctgaaatccaaccagcctgctcccctttaATTCAAACATCCCTTGAAGGATGGACGGGCTGGCTGCAGAAGCAAACACCCCTCAAAGACAGAATGCGGAGAGACCTGACTggcatgctgggaacaggactgggagtcATAAATGGGATTGATTCAGAGATACTGATGAACAAACTGGCCACAGCGACCAGTGAtctgaccaaattaaaacagccccTACAATCCTCCCTCTTAGCATTAGGAAACAGCCAGTGgcaagtctcaaaaatactcCCAGACCTAGCAAAACTCAGCAACCTGGACCACGAACTGATATTAAACACACTTGGCACAGCTCAAGACAACGTCTCATTAGCCCTTAGCTGCATACAAGCTCATTTATGGATGCAGTCCACAGCTTCCTTAATCATAAGAGAAG